From Candidatus Zixiibacteriota bacterium:
CACCACGGGATCCTCCAACACGGCTATGGGACGAAATACGCTCTCCAGCAACACTGAGGGAAACAACAACACGGCTGTGGGATGGGATGCACTCTCCAGCAACACCACGGGACACTACAACACCGCTATAGGGCTCGGGGCTAATGTTTCCACGGGCGGTTTTTGACCAATGCCACTGCCATCGGTGCCAATGCCGTTGTAGGTGCCAGTAATGCCCTGGTCTTGGGCGGTACTGGAGCGGACGCCGTGAAGGTGGGCATCGGAACGACCAGTCCTCAAGGAGTTTTGGACGTAACTTCTACTAGCGGAGCATTGATTGTTCCGAGAATGACCACCGCTCAGAGAGACGCCCTAACTGCCATCAACGGCATGATTATTTACAATACCAGTACGAGTCAGTTCAACTTCTATGAAAATGGTGCTTGGGTTACAAAATGATGAAGGTAGAGGAATGTAGCGTCGGGCTTTATGCTTGACGAAAGAAACTTATGCTGTCATTGCGAGTGACTGAAAGGAACGAAGCAATCCATTTACTCCTGGAGAGGCAGATTGCTTTGTCGTCCCCCGCCAAAGGCGGGGAGACTTCTCGCAATGACAAGGTGGAAGCATAGAAAAAACAAAAATTATCTTCTGGCTGAGTTTCACCTTGATTCTCCTTTTCAATTTAGTTTTAGCAGGTCTGCCAGAAAAACCTGCTCCTTTGAAAGGGGAAAAGGAGAATAAGGCAGCCTCAGGCTTTAAGCCTGAAGAAAAAAGTGGAGGTCTGAAGACCTCCGCTACAGAAAAAACGTCCGGGATAAACCCTGACGCTACGAAATCGGAAAAGGGTTCGGCTCAGGAGAAAAATCTTACTCCCGCAAGTTTCAAACTGGTGACGGATGTGATAGATGGTTTCGGTGGACAAAAGTCTAACAGCGGATGCGATAGGTATGTCTTTGCCGGTGGACAGTCTTCCGCCATTGGTCCTGGCACCAGCACCAATTTCAAACTTTATGCTGGTTTCGTTCATTCAACTATGGTAAAATGCGGAGACGCCAATGCGGATGGCTCCCTTACAGTTTCAGACGTGGTTTACCTGGTAAATTATCTTTTCAAAGGAGGACCTGTAGCTAAACCGTATGAGGCAGGGGAAGCCAACTGCGACGGCAAAGTAACGGTTTCAGATGTGGTTTATCTGGTCAATTATCTGTTTAAAGGCGGACCTGTGCCGATCTGTTAAAAGCAATGACAAATGACGGATTGATGATAAAAGATAAGCTTTCTGTAGGTCTGGAGACCAACAGAGAAAGGCAGACACAGGGGTCTGCCCCTACATTCGAAATAAAAAAAGGCTTTCTTTTTAAAGAAAGCCTTTTTAGCTATCCTTGAGTTATTTCTTATTGAGTATTTGTTCCTGTTCCTGATCCTGATCCTGTATCCAGACTGGATTTTAGCCCTTTCATCTCATTGGTGACTATAGTCGGGGTGACAAAGATGACCAGATCGTGGTTGGTGATCTGTTTTTTTGTATAGCCGAAAAGATATCCGAGTATAGGGATGCTCTTAAGGACCGGGATACCCTTCTGAAGTTTAGTCTCCTCCTGAGTGGTCAACCCTCCAATCACCGCAGTCTGCCCGTCATCCACCACCACGTTAGTCTCAGCGTTATTTGTGTTTATGATCACGCCATTCGCGTCAAACTGATAAGAGCTTCTCTCCGGACTGAGTTTCATCAGGATCCTTCCCTCTGAGGTGATATGGGGAACAACCCTTAGAATTGTTCCTACCTCGACGAAGGTTATGACTGTATTTCCGGAGGCGTCAAATTGTTTGATCGGCACCTTCTGGCCCATCTGAATGAAAGCTTCTTTGTTATCTACGGTGGTTATCTCCGGATGAGCCACTATCTTGGCTTTGTTAGTCTGCACCATGGCTGAGATGGCCGCACTCAGGTTAAAATCCGTCTGCACAGTGCTGTAAGTAAAATTGCCGATCTTGTCATCATCTACCAGTTTATTGCCCTTCTGCTCAATAGTCATCTGGTTGTTTCCTTTCAGACTCGGGATGACGCTCCAGTCGACCCCCAATTGATCCAGGGCTGAGGTTTGCACCTCTAAAAGCTGTGCTGATATCTTTATCTGATTCGTTTCCTTGTCCAGTGCTTTCACCATCTCCTTTGTCCGGGCGATATTTTCCGGAATATCTTTGACGATGAGAGAATTTGTTCTCTGGTCAACGTCAATAGTTCCCCTCTCTGAAAGTGAAGCCTTAAGAGGTTTAATCAATTCACTGGCAGTACCATTCTTCACGCTGATTATTTCGGTTGTCAGGGAGGTTATCGTCTTCTGGTCGGCCTGGTGCTTCTGGGTGATTGTCAGCTCAGCAAGATAATCCTGTAAGGGCAAAACCCTTATATAATCTGGGTTCTCCACCAGAGCAAAATTATAGGTTTTGCAGATTATCTCTAATGCCTGTCTCCAGGTAACGCCCTTCAAGCTCAGGGTGATACTTCCAGTAACTGCCGGAGAGGCAACGATATTTTTCTTGCCCTCTTCTGCCAGAAAACTCAAGACCGAGTGAACGTCTGCGTTTTGCAGGGAAAGAGATTTCAAGATTCTTTCCTGTTCTCCGAGGACTTGAAGAGCAAAAAAGATAATTAGCCAGCAGGTGACCAGAAAGATTATTTTTCCAAATTTAAGTTTTCTAATCCTCATATTATCTACCTCTCTTCTTGATTGGGTGTGTAAAGTTCTAAAGCTATGTTTTTAGCATATCCGTATTCCTGAATTTGAAAGATAACCCTCTCTTTGTCCACAGATACCACAGAGCCGTTCCTTATCCTGTCTCCAGCCTGGAGTATATACCCGTATCCTAGGTCGTTTTCCAGCAGGGCCTTGAAACCGCTATTATCTTCCAGGATACCCACCAGTTTAAGCTCCTCGATGCTGGGTAATGGCACGGTCCCTAATTCGAAGTTCTTTTTCTCAGTTAGAGGAGTAAAAGGGTCTTTCCGCTGTCCGCTGTGGAAAACCAGCAGTTCTCTTTTTGGAGTCTCCTCCATCACTTTGCCCGGGATTTTCGGCTGAGCCTCTTTTTTAAGAGTATCAGATTTCACCTGCTTCAGAGTGTCAGCCTGCACTTCTTTGGTCTTTTCTGATTCAGGAGCTTTTGGTTTTTCTGCTGGAACAGTCGGTTTTGTCTCCTTCTGAATCTGAGGAGAAGGTTTCTCCTGAGTTTTAGCTTTTTCAGAAGGTTTGACTTCCGTTTTTTGAGCCGGCTTTGCTTCCTTGGCTGCTAAAACAATCTTATCTTCTTTCTTCGATTTGTCTAAAGATGGATCGGCTTCTGGTTTCTTGCTCTGAGAAACTTCCTTTTGACCCATTTGGAACTTCTCGGATGCAGTTTGAGTCCCAGTGGCTTCCGCTAATTCAACATCTCCTGTGAGAGATTTCCTCTGAGCTGCGCTCCAGGTCTGGAAAGTCGGCTCTTGTGGGGTCGAAAAGGCTAAGGTAACAGCTTTATCCTCTGTCCCTTTTACTACTTTATAGACTACTGAGTTTTTAAGATCCAGCACTATCCGGCAGACCTTGTCCGGGGTGGTCTGGTACTGACTGGTGCGGATGGAGCTTATAATTCCCTGGGGCAGATCCTGAAAGTTTTTTTGGGGCAACGAATTGACTGCGTTCAAGCAGTCGATTACCACGCGATACGGTTTCCCTTCTTTTTTCTCCTCGATGAAATGATTAAACTGAATGGGAGCGTCTGCGTAGATGGTCACATTAGTATATCCCCCTTCCCTTTGCAAAGAAATGTTCTGGACGTTGGTCTCTGCCCGGAGCAGTACAATGGGAATCAAGGATAAGAATATAAAGAGGATAATTCCTGAATATAGTTTATTGGTTTTCATAGATCTTCCTATTTGGGAAATTCCACCTTTTGAAGTTTCTCCTCTTCTTTAATAAAATAGGTGGTCAGTTTACAGGTGATTGCCACAGTTTTCTTTTCTTTTTTCACCTCGTCTTTAGGCAGCCCGGAAAAATCTACTTCCGTGACATTGGTCAAGAAAGGAAAGTTAGCCACGCTGGCAAAAAAAGTGCCCATATCTTCATAAGTTCCTTTTAAATCCATTCCGAAAGTGGCCGCATTGTAGAAACTTACCGGTTTTATTCCCTGGGGCATTATCTGACCTATTCTTGCTTCGGAGTTCTGAGAAGCAGACTGTAACTGGGTTAAGAATAAAGGTACCTGTTTCTCCTCCGGCAATAAAAGCTCTACCTGTTTATACCTGTCAAGCAGACCCTCATATTCATCTTTAAGGTTCTGGAAACTTTTGGCTTTCATCTCCACGTTTTTCAGATTGGTCAGAAGCATTTCATACTCTACCTGTTTCCCATTTATTTTCTTGATATTCACCGAATAAATCCGGGCATACCAGAAATAGATCACCAGGAAGACAACCAGGGCAGCCAAAAACATCTTTTGGTTTTTCGGATCTTTTAAATCCATTCCATCCTCCTAAATATTAACCACTTCCCCTGATTTAAGGGGAAGATATTTCAGTCTGGGTAGTAGATACCAGCTCTTTCTTAGAAGGAAGCTGGCTGGTATAAAAAAGGTCGCTGGTCAGCTGAAAGCTATAAGCTTTCTGCTTTTCCAACTCAGTCAACTTAACATAACTCAGCTCTATGTTTTTAAAGTAACTTGAGCGCATCAAGTTTATCATAAAAGTAGCCAGGCTGTTAAGAGAAAAAGTATACCCTTCAATAGTAACTTTTCGGCCTAACACAGGAGGAGGAAGTGCTTGAGACTGGGTTTTCTTGAGCGTATCAGCCATTTCCGCTTCAGGGTTCTGAACATTCGGAACAGCTGCAGGTATAACTCGTGGGATTTCCTTGAAAGCAGAGAGCCAGAGGTAATCAGGCACTCTGGAGCTTAAATCCTCCATAATGTCCACCCAGGTGGAGCGATCTCTATCCAGGGCTTCAATAGCGGAAAGACGCTGTAAAATCTTAGTTTTAAGCTCTCCTAAAGCATCGACCAGCCTGATGCTCTCCTTTAATTCTTCTTTTCTTCGCTGTCCTTCTGCTATCTTATGATTTAGACTCTGGAGCCTGACACCCTGTAAGATACTGATAAAGATCAGAAGAACCAGTATAATTCCGACTCCACCTAAAAGATAGGCGGTGTTTTTCTTAAGGGTGAATACTCCTTTACCTTTCCTTAAGTCTTTGGGTAGTAGATTTATCTCTATCATCTTACTTTACCTTCCTTGCTGCCAGTCCGACCGCAATGGTCAGGAGTGGAGCTATCTTCTCTGGCTGGGCTTGCCGGAAGATGTCCGGGTCATATTCTATATTTCTTAAAGGATTAATTATCTCAACCGTGATATTTAACTTCGACTGGATGAATTCTGGCAGGAAGGGAATCAGGGCTCCTCCGCCGGACAACACAATCCAGTCCACATTAGAAACCTTAGCTGAAGATTTGAAATAAGAGATCGCTACCTCCAGTCCGGAGATCAGTTCCTCAGATGACGTTACCACCGTAGCTCTCAGCATGTCCTGATCGATTGAAGAACCCATTTCCCCTTTCAGAGTCTTAAGGGCTAACTCCGGGTTAAGCCGGAATTCCTTCATTATAGACTCATACAGCATACGGGCTCCAGAGGAAATGTCCCTGGCTGAATGATATACCCCGTCTTTAATAAAAGTCAGATTAGTGGTGTCAAATCCGATATTAACCAGAGCAGTCACTTTTTCCGGGTTTATCTCGTAGTTTATTTCATAAGCGTTCAAAAGTGCCAAAGCCTCAGTATCGACTAATACCGGCCTGAGACCGGCATCCAGGATTAAATCCAGATAAGATTTTAAAAAGTCTTTGCGCGCGGCAACCAACAGGACGTCCATCTTACTGGTTTCCTCGTTCACCTTGATGACGTGATAATCCAGGCTGACATCATCCACATCAAAAGGACTTCTCTGCTCAGCCTCGAACAGGATGGCCTGTTCAGCTTCGTTCCCGGTCTTCTTATCCATGGTAATCTTGTCGTTCAGCACTCCATGTCCTGCCACCGCTAAAGCCACATCTTTTATTCGGGGGTCGCACTGGTCGATCAGCGATTGAATTACGTAAATCAATGCATCCCGGTCTTTGATCTCCTCGTCCACAATCGCATCCGGTGAAATCTCCTTGATCCCCAGAGCTTTCAGGATATAAACTCCGCCTTTTTCCTCGAACTTGACTAATTTAATAGAGCTGGCACCTATATCCAGACCGGCTACCGTTCTTCCCTTTTTCCCTAAAGCCATAAGAATTCTCTTTTATAAAGGTTTAGCTGTTTCTTCTTTTAAATCACTAATTCCTTTATCGACTATTTTAAAGAAATATTAAGAGGAAAATAATTTTTTTTTATGACAGAGGAAAAAATATTCATGCTAAAAACTCTTAATAAAATATGAGATTTTTTAGCTCTGAGTTAGCCTGACTCTTCCAGTGCTTGCCAGAATGTCTATTCTTACATATTTGGCAAGCTCCGCATTATAAATGTCCACTGTGCCAGAGGAGGAACCAGAGCCAGTCGAAAGGTAGACCACTGCCGTGTTGGGGAAGGTGCAGTTGTTGAGAGAAAAAATACTGGATAAGGATATGGTTTTCACGACCGAGTCCCCGACATCATAAGTATAATTAGAAGGATTTACCACGTCCTTAAACAGGACATACTGCCTGGCGTTCTGGTCAAAGTAAATCCCGTATTGGGCTCTACGTGATACCGCATATGAGCGGGCTAAACGTAAATCAGAGCGAAGGTCTCTGCCGGCGGATTTCAGCCTCTGCTGTCGGAAAAACTTGTCGAACTTGCCAACTGCCAGAGCAGACATGACACCCACAAGCACCACCACGATCATCATCTCAATCAAGCTGAATCCCTTTTGTCTTTTTTGAGCAAGCATTTTCTTAACCTCTCTTTTTTTCCTTACAATTCTCTCCAGCTATTAGCAACGATCTGATAAGTATAAGCATAAGCAGTCCCCGAGCCAGGCATGCCCGGGGGCAGATGGTCAACTAAAGAGGGCACGTGAAACAGGTCCGGAACATTTGTCATAGAAAAATAGTTTGAGACCATTGCTCCTGCAATTTGATTTTGTTTAGCATTGGTGATTTTATCCTGGGCAAAAAATGCTCCCATAAGATTAAGATGCGAATCACCCGTGCCGGTTCCGATATTCAGGTCTTTTGCCGCGATAAACCCCAGAACATCATCCGCCGGGAACATCCCATTGGATAGAACATGAGTGCTGAGGTTGATGTTGTTAGCCGAGACCAGGGTTCCCTGTCCATCGTAAAGGATGGGAGTGCTCTTTAGCCCCCCGCTTCCAGAGTTTATGTTTATGTCTCCGGTAACATATACTATTCCGCTGACCTGCAAATTGCCAGCGTTGTCCAGATAAACGCTTCCGTAGGAATTAGACTGGGCCGGATATGAAAATCCCGGCTGTAGATTTAAATCCCCGGAGATCACCAGGGCATTGCTCTGCAAATAATTCTGATAAGAGGTATAGCTATATCCGGTATGGGGATCAGTATAGGGATCACTGAGGTTAGGGAATTTTAAGCTATTGTCTAAATCGTAGCCCTGATTGCTGCCGTTATCAGAATACACCTGACTGGCTCCCTTATTCCCGGTATATCCATCATTTACGTAACATCCGTCCATAGTTTCTTTTACCGAATTACCCGATACATTAGGTGTCCCAACCGTAGCAGATCCAGATACACTTACCTGGCCGTGTTTTACTCTGAATTCCGCATCCAGGGTATTGACTACCTCGCCATTATAAGTGGTAGTGTCTAAGGCAGGTATGCGGCTCGACAACGCCGAGTTGATTCCACTGTAGTTATTATAAACGCGGGCGACACCGCCCAGGTCATAGGCAAGGTCTACGACGGTAAGAGATGCATCATAAATCCCGTTTCCATTAGAGTCTGTATAAGGCTCAGCCGGATCCCACACTCCGTCCATGTCCGTATCTGTCAAGAGCGGTTCCCCGGGGTTCCATACCCCATCCCCATTCAAATCCGTATAGGTATCAGCCGGATCCCACTTGCCATTGCCGTTGGTATCAGTGAAGGTCTCACCCTCTCCTAATATGTCAACCGGACCGTGAAATGATACGTTCCCGTTTATGCTGCGTCCTGATTGACCCACTCCTGCAAAAACAATATTATTCCAGATATTATAGGGATTTCTTTTTCTCTTTACTATTACCTGAACCTGGGATGAACCTTCCTTTGAGCTTCCTGAAGAGGTCAAAGTCTTATAAGGAAGTGTACCGGTAACGTCCACACTGAAGCTTCCGCTTCCCAGATTGGGATTGGCATTTATAATAGTCTTCAAGGAATCGTTATTCAGCATATTAGGGTTGTTTTTTAAGATTTTCATTCCCAATTCCAGCCCGGCTTCAGACAGATAGAAAGATGAAGTCCTCTCTTTCATATTCTTTGAGATGTCCATATCCGTGATGGAGGTGGTCAAAGCGGCGATGAAGATAAAGGTCAGCATAACCATTATTATAAGTGCCAAAAGCAAAGCGGAGCCTTTTTCCTCAATCACCAATCTAATACTTCCTGCCCTTTTTACTATATTATTGTATGTTCTCATTTTTTTCTCCTTTATATGTTGTTTCTTACCTTTACATTAGAAGTTAAAATCCTGCGGCGATATTTGTCCCCAGTGAAATTCTGGTCTTTAGCAGCCTCGCGGGCAACAAGCCGCACATTAACCAGTTTACCACTTTGAGTAAACTTCAGGGAGTCTATGTTTTCTGCAAAAACCTGAGCTGCACCTGAGCTAACCTTCTTCATAAGATTGGGATGCACTGGATTCGTTCTGGAGATATAGTAAACTACAGTATCGACTTTGACCCCGAGATTATAATAGATTTTTAAGGTATCGCTCCCAACAACGATCGAGGGAGAGCTGGTAAGTCCAAATCCCGCAATTCTTATGTTTCTGGAGATCTCGTCCATAGACACTCTGGCGTTCTGCTGCATATCAGAGATATCTTCCTCCACAATGAACCGATTATGCTGTGACTTATAAAACTCTAAGGCTATCGCTCCAATTAGAGCCGTTAATGTAGCTGCGATTAACACCTCGATCAAGCCTACGCCTTTCTGGCAAATCATCTTCCTTATTATAGACGTGTTCATCTTATGACCTCATCTTATAAGTGTAATAATTAACAGTTCTGGTTTTACCAGCTTTATCAGTCCAGCTCACAGTTACTTTAATACGGTACACCCCCGAAGGCACGGAGCCATCTGTGGAATCTACATCTACTCGGGAAGTGCGGGTAAAAATTCCATTCAGGTTGTTAGTCACCTCGGTCCAGGGCAGAGGATTGAAGGAAACCAGACTCTGCATAAATTCAATCTTATCCTGGGCAATCACATTGGCTTTAGTCATTTCGCTGGAGTAACTGTTGGAAAAAATCGT
This genomic window contains:
- a CDS encoding PilN domain-containing protein, yielding MIEINLLPKDLRKGKGVFTLKKNTAYLLGGVGIILVLLIFISILQGVRLQSLNHKIAEGQRRKEELKESIRLVDALGELKTKILQRLSAIEALDRDRSTWVDIMEDLSSRVPDYLWLSAFKEIPRVIPAAVPNVQNPEAEMADTLKKTQSQALPPPVLGRKVTIEGYTFSLNSLATFMINLMRSSYFKNIELSYVKLTELEKQKAYSFQLTSDLFYTSQLPSKKELVSTTQTEISSP
- a CDS encoding pilus assembly protein PilM; translation: MALGKKGRTVAGLDIGASSIKLVKFEEKGGVYILKALGIKEISPDAIVDEEIKDRDALIYVIQSLIDQCDPRIKDVALAVAGHGVLNDKITMDKKTGNEAEQAILFEAEQRSPFDVDDVSLDYHVIKVNEETSKMDVLLVAARKDFLKSYLDLILDAGLRPVLVDTEALALLNAYEINYEINPEKVTALVNIGFDTTNLTFIKDGVYHSARDISSGARMLYESIMKEFRLNPELALKTLKGEMGSSIDQDMLRATVVTSSEELISGLEVAISYFKSSAKVSNVDWIVLSGGGALIPFLPEFIQSKLNITVEIINPLRNIEYDPDIFRQAQPEKIAPLLTIAVGLAARKVK
- a CDS encoding GspH/FimT family pseudopilin, which translates into the protein MLAQKRQKGFSLIEMMIVVVLVGVMSALAVGKFDKFFRQQRLKSAGRDLRSDLRLARSYAVSRRAQYGIYFDQNARQYVLFKDVVNPSNYTYDVGDSVVKTISLSSIFSLNNCTFPNTAVVYLSTGSGSSSGTVDIYNAELAKYVRIDILASTGRVRLTQS
- a CDS encoding type 4a pilus biogenesis protein PilO; its protein translation is MDLKDPKNQKMFLAALVVFLVIYFWYARIYSVNIKKINGKQVEYEMLLTNLKNVEMKAKSFQNLKDEYEGLLDRYKQVELLLPEEKQVPLFLTQLQSASQNSEARIGQIMPQGIKPVSFYNAATFGMDLKGTYEDMGTFFASVANFPFLTNVTEVDFSGLPKDEVKKEKKTVAITCKLTTYFIKEEEKLQKVEFPK
- a CDS encoding AMIN domain-containing protein — encoded protein: MKTNKLYSGIILFIFLSLIPIVLLRAETNVQNISLQREGGYTNVTIYADAPIQFNHFIEEKKEGKPYRVVIDCLNAVNSLPQKNFQDLPQGIISSIRTSQYQTTPDKVCRIVLDLKNSVVYKVVKGTEDKAVTLAFSTPQEPTFQTWSAAQRKSLTGDVELAEATGTQTASEKFQMGQKEVSQSKKPEADPSLDKSKKEDKIVLAAKEAKPAQKTEVKPSEKAKTQEKPSPQIQKETKPTVPAEKPKAPESEKTKEVQADTLKQVKSDTLKKEAQPKIPGKVMEETPKRELLVFHSGQRKDPFTPLTEKKNFELGTVPLPSIEELKLVGILEDNSGFKALLENDLGYGYILQAGDRIRNGSVVSVDKERVIFQIQEYGYAKNIALELYTPNQEER
- a CDS encoding pilus assembly PilX N-terminal domain-containing protein, with amino-acid sequence MRTYNNIVKRAGSIRLVIEEKGSALLLALIIMVMLTFIFIAALTTSITDMDISKNMKERTSSFYLSEAGLELGMKILKNNPNMLNNDSLKTIINANPNLGSGSFSVDVTGTLPYKTLTSSGSSKEGSSQVQVIVKRKRNPYNIWNNIVFAGVGQSGRSINGNVSFHGPVDILGEGETFTDTNGNGKWDPADTYTDLNGDGVWNPGEPLLTDTDMDGVWDPAEPYTDSNGNGIYDASLTVVDLAYDLGGVARVYNNYSGINSALSSRIPALDTTTYNGEVVNTLDAEFRVKHGQVSVSGSATVGTPNVSGNSVKETMDGCYVNDGYTGNKGASQVYSDNGSNQGYDLDNSLKFPNLSDPYTDPHTGYSYTSYQNYLQSNALVISGDLNLQPGFSYPAQSNSYGSVYLDNAGNLQVSGIVYVTGDININSGSGGLKSTPILYDGQGTLVSANNINLSTHVLSNGMFPADDVLGFIAAKDLNIGTGTGDSHLNLMGAFFAQDKITNAKQNQIAGAMVSNYFSMTNVPDLFHVPSLVDHLPPGMPGSGTAYAYTYQIVANSWREL
- a CDS encoding prepilin-type N-terminal cleavage/methylation domain-containing protein, yielding MFAMTKNDKGLSLLEVLVAMLILAFGILGLAPMLVSTIFSNSYSSEMTKANVIAQDKIEFMQSLVSFNPLPWTEVTNNLNGIFTRTSRVDVDSTDGSVPSGVYRIKVTVSWTDKAGKTRTVNYYTYKMRS
- a CDS encoding dockerin type I repeat-containing protein; translated protein: MILLFNLVLAGLPEKPAPLKGEKENKAASGFKPEEKSGGLKTSATEKTSGINPDATKSEKGSAQEKNLTPASFKLVTDVIDGFGGQKSNSGCDRYVFAGGQSSAIGPGTSTNFKLYAGFVHSTMVKCGDANADGSLTVSDVVYLVNYLFKGGPVAKPYEAGEANCDGKVTVSDVVYLVNYLFKGGPVPIC